From Candidatus Methylopumilus planktonicus, a single genomic window includes:
- a CDS encoding surface-adhesin E family protein: MKLLTTILSLLLITTNVYAEWKFYDISKSGGKHYYDNSSIKQNGDKVKVMHYANFSQDGELVKITKMASARVLYEIDCVNKTREILEFKAFSKTDLKGSMTDSMNPNPKIENIVPDSIGAVLMKLVCKK, from the coding sequence CTACTCCTCATCACTACTAATGTGTATGCGGAGTGGAAGTTTTACGATATATCAAAGTCAGGGGGAAAGCATTATTACGACAATTCTTCCATCAAACAAAATGGGGATAAAGTAAAGGTAATGCATTATGCAAATTTTTCACAAGACGGTGAATTAGTAAAAATCACAAAAATGGCATCGGCGAGGGTTTTGTATGAAATTGATTGTGTAAATAAGACCCGTGAGATTCTTGAATTCAAAGCATTTTCAAAAACGGATCTTAAAGGGAGTATGACTGATTCAATGAACCCAAATCCAAAAATAGAAAACATAGTCCCCGATTCAATTGGTGCAGTCTTGATGAAACTCGTGTGTAAAAAATGA
- a CDS encoding DUF805 domain-containing protein yields the protein MINYTRSSFKKWIDFKSRINRFEFFVGLAVSGLFFALNVFIFIKFNSYANYLRDMDLSVISYSYILIAILFAFIQIHSLVARRLNDIKVNPYFAFIPFLLASSYLLIKSFYDTYEYGHLIFIVILLVVVTYSTIIVSESD from the coding sequence TTGATTAACTACACTCGCTCTTCATTTAAAAAATGGATCGACTTCAAGTCAAGAATCAATCGTTTTGAGTTCTTCGTTGGATTAGCGGTAAGTGGTCTTTTCTTTGCACTAAATGTATTTATTTTTATTAAATTCAACTCATATGCAAACTATTTAAGAGATATGGATTTATCTGTTATCAGTTATTCCTATATTCTGATTGCAATATTATTTGCATTTATTCAGATTCACTCTCTTGTTGCACGAAGATTGAATGATATTAAAGTTAACCCTTACTTTGCTTTTATTCCATTCCTATTAGCATCTTCATATTTACTTATTAAGTCGTTTTATGACACATATGAATATGGTCATTTAATTTTCATAGTAATTTTGTTAGTGGTAGTGACTTATTCAACAATAATAGTGAGTGAGAGTGATTAG